The Gossypium raimondii isolate GPD5lz chromosome 2, ASM2569854v1, whole genome shotgun sequence genome segment TTAATATAcccattaatgttaacccataactcattttttgttcgttgagaatttttcccattttattaaCTCTCTCTTTGTCGAGATTTAATTTAGTAAGTTGCCTAACTATgctcttttgtttaatttgctgaattatttcttattgttaaaaaaataaaaaaaatacacatatatattattattttagttctaTGACTGAGTCCgaacagttaaattcatattttgagaagaaactcattttcttattCTTGAATAGTTCTTGATTTATgcacttgtttttaattcaacatttgttatttttctagtttggtaacgTATCAATTCGATCTCGATTTTAACCATCTTTTTCGACCTTTCTcaacacccttaacctaagccccattacaacctcttaaagaccttttgatttgtgtatcatatcattttattgTGGTGgtgatttgattttcatgcaagcctatagtaatgacttttcatgtttaactattgagtgcttattcttgaaccttaaacacttcgagtgatttgagtgaaactttagtgaggatgtcaattcttattaattttgaattaaaggtaattacttagATAAGGGGAGGCACCCATGTTTTCGTGTATAAAAATGCTAGCTTAGATTGTTTGAGACTTCAAtgctcttttagttgaattgccaatgcatgattatttatgaattattttgagacattattgatgggaattacaagttgagaaatattaattttaatgtgagttgaggattttgcttgaggacaagcaaatgcttaagtgtggggatatttaataagctgtaaaagtaacatattttaatattattcttaatgcatttttggatgattaattatgtaaattagtgaatttgatgctcctaatcctttaaatgcACGCTTCTATagttaggagagcatttgggagcgaaAAATGAGCCAAAATAGGACAAATAGAGCTGTTTCCAAGATCCACATGGGCTggccacacgcctatgtgccagCCCTTGTCAATTTTGCAACCTGCTTCCTAGATGCGcgaaaaaaactcaattttcaggctttttgagcattttaaagtttataaataccaattagaaaaaGACCTAAGGGGGGCAATCAAAGAATATTGAAGAAACACTCGAAGAATGCCATCGGAATAAACTTGGAAGCAAATCTCCCTCAAGATCGAAGAtcttcatttaatttctttcgaagttttattgagtttgtttatgtcttgtggttatcctaactttgatatgtttctattcaggattatgaactaaattccctagatacctggggaggatgaaacctatgatgaaacttattatttgatttatgatttacatgataaatacttgattcttgttctcaattatgtatgcttatttcttgttttaatatttttgggatatgaATTCATGTTTATTGTGCTTATTTCAGAAGAGCAAATTTCAatgtttaagagtagatttagcataattgagtggagttgcatgcaatcctagaaataggatgacataaatctaccaggttagagtcaaatctaataggggaatccatagatcgagttaatacgAAACAATAGGGCTTTTAATGAGAAGAGattcaattaatcaacatagagtcagttgttcttactctcaaaggagatattaaaataatttatgaatttctacggatcaataaacaagtgaataaatcgtttagttcaaattcataataataggtgaagtctaggtgaattctttcttaggtattgtctatctcattggttattatttgattatgtatttgatttattctctgttgcgttcttagataaattagtttagtaattttagattaaaacacatcACCCCAATTTGTCAGCTAGATAATAAGAAGACGGTAATTACtggtacttttagtcttcgtggaAACGATATTCCCTgttcaccatagctatactattattcGATAGGTGCAGttgcctttgtcgtatttatagttagtttagtgaccatcatgACCCGATTCGGGGTTCGACTTGATATAATAAAAGGAAACCCTGAACCGCAAAGTGGAAGGGCTCCTTCTTCCTATTTGTTTTCTAGTTCTCTACTCTTGGAGAATAAAGCCTTGCACCCCACCCATTTTCACCAACTGTTGATCCAATGCATCAATAATGGTGTGATAAACGTGGATCGAACACACAACCTTTAGGTTACTGACATATCAAGGGTATATCTTCATTGATTTCTCTTTCTCATTGTATTAGAGTTTTCACTGTTAAATAGCAACTTATTCGAAATAAGCTAGAAGAGTTAGGTTCTGGGTTAATGGCGATTGAAAATTGTGGTTCAAGTTCTGCTCAAAACATAGAGGTCTTTTTTAGGTTGGTTGCTTCCGTTTTAGCCGCTGTAAACGAATGTCACCATCTCGCAATAGCATGTATGGATATTTCTTTTAGTGGAAAACTCTTGATGCAAAGCTACCTCGATGTAATACTTGCTAAATTTGACAACTATGTGAAGGGTCTTTCTGAGTTTTACACTGCTAGGATTTTAAGCCATGGTTTCACCATTGTTGTTTCAAGGCTCGGTGTTAGTGCTTCCAAAGATGACATGAGGTTTTACATAAGAGGTTTATTAACATGAATGCAAATTGGGGATACAGAGATGAAAAAACAAGCATTGGgaaatttatataatgttttGGTTGAAGATGAGAGGTATGTTAAACTTATAATAGAAATTGGTGATATTGTGAATGTTGTAGTACAGTTTCTTGATTCCTCAGAGATAGAGATTCATCGAGAAGCTTCAAATATTGTGAATTTGATCTCtgggttttatttatataaaggtTTTTTGGTTAAATCTGGGATTATCGGTCCTTTAGTTTGATTTTTGGAAACTGGGAATGATTTGGGTAAATAAGCTGTTAAATGTGTGCAAAATTTGACTGTTAATGTTGATAATGCATGGTATGTTTCAGCTCATGGTGGAATGACTGTTGTTTTGAAATTATGTCCTAATGGTTATTTTCGTGGTGAATTGATTGGTCCTGCTTGTGTGGTGTTGAAGAAATTAAGAGTTTTATGGCTGAAGAAGGAGTTATATCAAAATTCATCAAGCTTGTAACATCAAGGGAAGACCTTGTGCATATCAATTCAATGGAGTTCCTTCAAAATAGAACTTCTAGGGATGAACCCTTACACGAATCGTTCTTAAAGAAGGCAGGATTCATACATTGATACATGTTTTGGATCCAAAATCGACCGTCTCTTCAAAAACTAGAGAAATATCACTAAGGACGATCGAGGATCTCTACTTTTCATCGCAAAAATACATCAACACGTTGATAAACGACAGGTTCATCGATAGACTGTTGTTCTACCTTCGCAATGGCGAGGTTTTGGTTCAAGAATCAACTCTAAAAGTCACATCCAGGCTTTGTTATGCATCAGAAGAGGCTAAGAAAGTAATAGGGGATGCCAGTTTCATCCCCGAGCTTGTGAAATTACTTGATGAAAAGTTATACGAAGTGTGTTCCATAACAACCACAACACTTCATAGCTTGGTCTTAATtccaaaaaactaaaaatagttcATTTAAGACGATCGAAATGTAAGATGCCTCCTCCAATCACTTGACTAAGACAAAGTCATTTTAGAGTTGAGCTAGTTCATTTAAGAAAGAGGGTGATGTGTGGACTGAGTCTTAGAGAATGGGTGTGAGGATTTTTCCCTATGTTTCCTTTCAGTTGAGGAGCAATGGTGCCTAGTGGTGATAGGGAGATGTCGAGAGGAAGCGAACGACATCGACAAAAGATACATGTACCAATTGCATATCTATTTATTCTCtaacctaatttatttttttccttttagaatTTGATTGTTGAATTTGAGAAGTTAAGTTATATTTTGGGGAGcatttgattttagggattttggtttggaatttCTTTATCTATGATAATCGTAATAAATTTATTGACTCTAATGAAAGAGCTTTGTCTCTGGCCTACGTTTACAAATTCTAAGCTACATGTCTGTTGTTGTTTCTCCTTCTCAAAACATATTCCTACAAATGGCTGGAGCATATACGTGGAATCAACCTGGTGGTGGTGCTCCTTACATGGGATAATAAGTATACCCTAAGGtaactaaatataatttttacatgttAATTGTTATGTTTGTATGATCTTTATCCATAATGGACCTAGCAAATGAGAAATCCAATTTAATTGACATGTTTTGTTGCATTACTAAACACGATCTCATAGCGTGAGGATGGCTATGTCTAGTATCAGGTTTGGTTACTGCcaagttgaaaaataattgCTTAAACATTAGTACAAGttcaaatttaagttttttaaggACATGGATGTTTGTTGTTAACTGTCAACAGAATTTAGTTGTTAATGGCTTGTAAATAATCCACCACGAGGGCTTATATTATGTTTACATGCATCACAATTAAAAGACACCAGCTCACGGTATGTTTTACTttgaagttaattttttaatgctAGTTTCAAAGCTGTTAATCTATATTTAAGAgagttattttcttattaatgaaataagaagaatttatacttaatctatgatttttggATCTATCTCTAACAAGTACTCCCTTCGACGAGTTAAACTTTATGCAGGATAAGTCGTTCAAGAAACAAGAACAAATGAGATCTTCTTATTCTTACTGCTTTGACGAGATATCCGTTTCTATCTCTAAATAAGTGTTACTAAGCATGGTAACTTTTTGCTTGTTTGTTTAGCATTTTTGGTTAATGgtaagtttttataaatatggacATTTTAACTTCTAGCACAGGCATTAACTCATGCAGATCTCTACAACCTTTTGATATAACGTTACTTTCTGAAGATATATTATTTGCACATATCCTTTACTAGGGTGGCGTGTAGGATTAGTGATAACTagtttgttttgttaaaaaaagaGCTCATATTTCAtatctcatatttttttatacaatatttatttttgtatatgcTAACATTTTGCAAGTAAGATCAAACCAAATCACCTATAGTAGATGTTATTCTCCCTATTGTTCTCCCCTTTACTTAATTTTAGGTTATGTACTATTGCATATGGTAGATCCTGGTTGTTTGAACTATGCAATATATGAAGACTTGTTTACTCAACTATCACACTTGAACTTCTTCCTTTGTTATCTCCCTTGATTTTTTTCCTATGTGGTATTTCATCACTAGGTACATTGTTCAACGTAATATTTATTGCCTTTGAATTTTTAAGCTATCTGAAACTTCTATACTAGTTTGCATattattcacaaaattaaatttagaacaggttcattatatgaaatTACAGCATGAATGTTATTTAATCAGATATTTGTATGATTTCCaccttattttgtttttgttgatgGTTTTAACAGTTCGCTCGACACTTATATCGTGACCTTTGATGTCCAACACAATTAGCGAGAGCAAAGCTCCTAGCTGACATATTAAGGCTCGTAGGTGAAGAGCCGCGGCCTCCAACACAGTTAGCAAGAGCAAACCTCCCAACTGTCATATTATGGCTCGTAGGTGAAGAGTCGTAGCCTCCAACACAGTTAACGAGAGCAAAGCTCATTGAAACAACCTGATTTTTTAGtagtgtcggaaacagtggttcgaggccaccaaatctggCGAGTAagatcataaatattattatttaatatttatgagtcaaatatgattttaaaaaagttttgaattggtaatttatgttttagaatGATTTATTAGGTTCGAGTGGTAAGACACTATGTCAAGTGGTAGAAagtgaggtatcgggacctcgtttctataaactgagccataaatatttttataaatatttacggagtgtcattagaatgatattaaagtttcattgaaaaattttaatgtttcgatagttaattaattaaaaagactaaattgaaaaaggtgcaaaacttgctaattatagtatttaagtgattaaatggcttgattaataaTGAGGAAAGACTTAAGgaataaataaacctaaattaaaagatGAGGCGGCATAAtaaggtaaaataattaaataaagctattgaatggcaaaatggtaatttatttgaaattaaaataaaaccaattgaatttgaaagttattttatgCATTCTTCTTCTTGTTTCAGCCTAAATCACCATAGGGAGAAAGTTTTAAGCTTGTTCTTAAATTTTTGCTTAATGTGAGTTCAATTTTACCCGCTTTccgtaattttattattttgagattgttgcaattaggtccaactaaaccataacttttttattttattaaaattttggaagtttccattgataaatattatatgtttttgatgaataacATAGATTTAGAGCTTtgattttgttgtatgatgatattataaagcgattttgttaaatattgatgttaggattaaattgtgaaaatgttaaaatattagggtttaatagtgaatttttggtttattaagGGCTGTATGAAGGCCTAGAATATTTGGATATATTATTGAtggagaaaattaattaatttgatagattaactaattaagggattaaattgtaaaattgtaaaattttggggtaattgtgtaaattaaaaataaaagggtattaattttaaaatgaattggaaatggaatATAttctaataaatgaataattttatattttagattaagatCTCGTAGATACTGTGAAATAGGAAAACAATGTAATAGTCCCCGAACTTCTAcaattattacaattcaatctaggtaagtttgtacagtgaaaatttaatatttgtataaatttgatgaatggaattatgcatttattgtatttttggaaATGAATTGTTGTTGGAATTATAACATTGAATTGGATATTCGGTTTGAATGGAACACAGGATTTAAGTACAATAGTAATTTGGCGTATgatggtattggagggagatatcagcattttacccaagtaaaccggggttcagcatttgttgcaaactctcgtgttttactttttgtttggTGTAATTGGGTGAActagctcttacgagcttctgttcaactTTCGAGCTTCTGTTGGCATATTCAGATGGACCAGCGCTTATGAGCTTTTGTTAACGATGTTCTCTTATcggtaagtcgttcttcgaatggAAAAGAATTTGGTAAgttgatttatttaatgaattttaaagacatgttatttattttgtattgatttgaatatgGATGTATTTATCAATTGAAGTTGTGAATGACAGGAAGTTgacatgaatgattttatttatttgacttgtTATAGTAGGTTCAGTAATATTCTTATTTAACccgttgaacttactaagcttcattaatcttatttgtattgtttaatgtctttgtagatTTTTAGAAGGTTGGGTGATCGAAtcagcactcaagtcacactatctagcttatctcggtagtttttgaaatgttcaatatggtttatatggcatgtataggctttcGTACGGACTTAGTAAATgtttaacttataaaaattttgtgaataatattttgtttatataaccaACTCACATATTGGTATGACATTAAGGCATGATTGTAATGTTAGTATAagtgatatatgtatgtatgtaattgatttATAGTGAACTTTGGTAACTTGGTTAGATAAACTAATTAGGTAAGGTTGGATACTTGGTTGACATTTTTctaagttgtcatttgaggtgcctaagggtttattggttgtatgtggtgATAATACATGTTTATGACTTGATTTTAGCTTGTGTTGAATGacttgttatggcttgttgatgtgcAATTTGTTGAGGCTAGGTTGGtgtcaatttgggtgagaaatgtggcttataaaatggcctatttttgtccacacaagtagagacacgggtgtgtgtctcagccgtttGTGATACACGGTCaagtgacacgaccgtgtgtcccctgtattatcttaagaattcaagtcagtatgctcacacggcctagcacatgggtgtgtgacttggccatgtgacccaagttagagagttacacgggtatggacacgggctggacacgacatgtgtccctatttcgaatgcccacatggcctgagacacgggcatgtgtccctattttaaatatttctgaaAAGTTCTCCAAGTTTTCGATTTAatcccaacttgtttctaatatgtattttggGTATTGAGGGctcgtttaagggacaatatatatgattttgattggttttatgatgaatattgatatgtaattaaacatttgaaatttctgtctgaTTGATCCGTAAACCCcagtaatgctttgtaaccctgttccggcgataaatacgggctaggggtgttacactcccAGCTATCATAGTAAGGCTCACAGGTGAAGAGCCGTAGCTTCCAACACAGTTAGCGAGAGCAAAACTCTCAGCTATCATATTAAGACTTGTAGGTGAAAAGCCACAGCCTCCAACATAGTTAGCGAGAGCAAAGCTACCAATTGTCATATTAAGGCTTGTAGGTGAAGAGCCGCAACCTCCAACACAGTTAGTGTGAGCAAAGCTCCCGCAGGTGAAGAGCTGCAGCCTTCAACAGAATTTATGTGAGTAAAGCTCCCGCAGGTGAAGAATTGCAGCCTCCAACACAGTTAGCGAGAGCAAAACTCCCATCTGTCATAGTAATGTTCGTAGGTGAAAAGTCGCAGCCTCCACCACAATTAGCGAGAGCAAAGCTTCCAGCTGTCATATTAAGGCTGGCAGGTGAAAAGCCACAGCCTCCAACATAGTTAGTGAGAGCAAAGCTCCTAACTGTCATATTAAGGCTCGTAGGTGAAGAGTCGTATCCTCTAACACAGCTGCGAAAACAAAGCTCTCAACTATCATATTAAGGCTCGCAGGTGAAGAGTCGCAGCCTCCAGCACAGTTAGCGAGAGCAAAGCTGCCAACTGTCTTATTAAGGTTCGGAGGTGAAGAGCTGCAACCTTCAACCCAGTTAGCGTGAGCAAAACTCCCACAGGTGAAAAAACAGAGCCTCCAAAATAATTAGCGAACCCATTTCCCAATGGATATTCTAAAGGCTCACCGATTTAATGTCACGACCTCTAAAACAGCTCGCGGACTTACGTTCCTAGCTCATATTATAAAGGTTAGCTGAGTTAAAATCGCACCATTcaattatttgagttagtttatttaAGATTGCAACCTCATACAACTCGCTGATTTAAGATCGCAAATAATATTACGAAGGCACGATGATTTACTACCACAGCCTTTGAATGGCTTgctaatttaatatcaaaattgataTCGAATAATCTTCTCTGAGTTCGCTAgtctacaattttttttcttataggAAATATAGTCACAGTATTTTGCATCACAATTCTTGTCTCCTGTCCTACACTATCAGAAAACAAAATTTGTTCAGTAAAGTTTCAAGTTAAAACTTATATAGTACGCCCCAAATTAAACACGCTATAAGTGTAAGTTTGTCTCAGAAAAGTCACATTATAACTCTTTTTCAAAcatgttatataattataagataataaaaacGACCCGatataataaaaggaaaacCTAAACCCCAAAGTGGAGAGGCTCATTCTTCTTGTCTGCTTTCTGGTTCTCTACTCCTAGAGAATAAATCCACGCACCCCATCCCCTTTTCACCAACTGTTGATCCAATGGATCAACActaataatattacaaaaaatcaaaattttctcaatcttATTACTTTTCTTCAATATATCATTCTCCTTATCATCTTTGTTcaacatgttttcatatttgTCAACTTATTTAACTTCTAATGCAATTATTCAgcttttaatttccttttcttcattcaacttcaaaaaaaaaaaaaaactttcttcCTTTGTATAGAATCTCAATTACAAAATTGTCACATTTTCATGCTAAACATCCTACCAAACGATCTGCCtcatcaatttttttacataCAACTTAGAattttgattcttgaaatttaacaattaaaagtataaaaaatttatttcgataaaaaataaattcaaaatataaataacataatattacatcatcattaattaaaaagatcTTTTATCTCCCAAGTTTAAGTCTTACCATATGCAAATGACCTATATAGGTTCTTCCCTAGATGGTTTTGAATTTAAGTCTCACGATGTATAACAAGTCTTACCCACATCGACAAGCTAAACGGACAAGTGATGTTACATTGACAAAACGCCCGCActtgcatttttttttgtaaaatatatcataaaacaaatttaaaggaTTTTGAACATCCAATGAATCCACATTTTATACCTTAGTCAAATCAGTTTCCAAGAATTCGAAAGAGGTAAAAACCTAAAATTGGGTCTCGGATGTTCAACTAACTTAGAATACACGCTTTCGAATATAGAACAAGAAAGTATTCTCTTAAAAATCAGGTCATATTCCACTTTGGTTCACTATAGAATCATTTCCAAGGTCTTAAAACACTTTTCAAatcatttatacaattttttgacaaaactaTAATGGTGTAGGGGCAGAGGTATCAATACCCTTTCTCAAGGAATCGGTACCTCCGCTCATTACTATAGCATTTTAGCTACTGACTTGGTTGTACTGATGCAACCAAGTCATGTTCTGATACTTAGACCcctaaagttgaaattttgactcaaatacattttaaaacattCCAAACATCCTTAAATCATACAAAATAGTTTCAATGTATTTCAAAACAATATGAAAACTCATTTGAGCAGAcattcatatttaaaacataattaaatcaaaattactCTGAAAAGGCTTAATTTGTGGGAGCTAAGAACATTGCAAATTTCagaaaaaatctataaaatttacaagatcAATAAGGATTACACTTAggctatatacatgccacttcaaaactttttaatacatgtaaagcaaattaaatttcttaatcCCTTCAGTCCTCGTGTGGTTATGTGTCCTTCATTGATATGGTCTCTAACTTCTCAAAAAGTTCTTCCGCTGAAACGTTTAAACCACTAATGTGTTAGGTTCAAAGAACATAGTAAGTACACAAGGACTGTCCTACCTTACCCTAGTCCATTAATAGCTTATTTATGTATCACTTTGATTCTTCCCAATTATTAGTCACATGGCATTTCAATGTTCATTTCTTGGTTTATTAATTTCACTTATTCTTAACATCAATAGTTATACGTAAGTCCACTCATAATCAATTATTCTTTTCATTCACTTAAAAACCATGTCAATTTATCCATGCCCcttataagtttaattaaaaacaattataaacaCTTAGCCTTTAGTAAACTCTAGTGGATTCGACTTGAATAATCAAGATTCAAACTGATCACACCACACATATTGCCCTAATTGTGCAACCAGCCTAACACACCAAATGCATAAAGGCCTAAGGTGTATAGAAGTGTTATGCCATAAGGCATCATAACACCATTCCAAAGTGCACATGGACTAAAATTGTACCTTAACAATTCCACTACGTTTACAAGGACAATTTacttataaaatcaaataaacattttcaaattcttattaCACATCACTTTCACATGGAAATTCCCTTTCAGATATACACATTCCATTTAATGTAACTTCATACACTTTTCATTAGTTCACATATCACATAGGtgaaataaatcattacatTCACATTCATGCATTTGTAAGTACTTTAGTCAAGATTTGATAAGTTCTCATGCATCACTTGTGCACAATTATACATTATATTTAAAGCCAATATTCAATTAAACTCTTGTgtatcacatttatttattccatttctttacttttctatttttaccgatatttattttagttaacaaTTTGCTACGATTTATTATTTCATGGTATTTCGtcaattttcatatcatatcattaaTTTTCACATTATACCATAGCCTTAAAATTTCTCATATCACTTTCTTAACTCCTTTCTACTTAACTTAAGCTAAGCTTTATtaataacaacaaaatcaaattaactatTCATTTTAACACTTTAAGTCATGTTTCCATGTATTCAACGATATATCT includes the following:
- the LOC128034101 gene encoding uncharacterized protein LOC128034101, whose product is MAIENCGSSSAQNIEVFFRLVASVLAAVNECHHLAIACMDISFSGKLLMQSYLDVILAKFDNYVKGLSEFYTARILSHGFTIVVSRLGVSASKDDMRFYIRVQFLDSSEIEIHREASNIVNLISGFYLYKAHGGMTVVLKLCPNGYFRGELIGPACVVLKKLRVLWLKKELYQNSSSLFIDRLLFYLRNGEVLVQESTLKVTSRLCYASEEAKKVIGDASFIPELVKLLDEKLYESFVSGLRLQILSYMSVVVSPSQNIFLQMAGAYTWNQPGGGAPYMG